A window of Calypte anna isolate BGI_N300 chromosome W, bCalAnn1_v1.p, whole genome shotgun sequence contains these coding sequences:
- the LOC103531003 gene encoding amphoterin-induced protein 1-like, which yields MHCQQNSHANPLACDCHLFQLVFRGHRRRLSAVMDFQEELSCVLPTLPAPIGILSLAGRQPLICSEARETVLEGHLGDMVTLSCDTRLQGVQSWYWVTPGGEKVPEESGNGSTLLLDNGSLQLRALHPEDAVTYSWWVGGPVLNETLYMELLVHNFTLHSPHDTLNTTYTTLVGCILSVVLVFIYLYLTPCRCCCCRGPEKPLPPPPRDDSINSSVLSATPNHATAVPGEPCRSRSASITNPGQNGRHMPVSDHRQPTPDSDISGNID from the coding sequence ATGCACTGCCAGCAAAACTCGCACGCCAACCCCCTGGCCTGTGACTGTCACCTCTTCCAGCTGGTGTTCCGCGGCCACCGCCGCCGCCTGAGCGCCGTGATGGATTTCCAGGAGGAATTAAGCTGCGTGCTTCCCACCCTCCCGGCTCCCATCGGGATCCTGAGCCTGGCCGGCCGGCAGCCCCTCATCTGCAGCGAGGCGAGGGAAACGGTGCTGGAAGGCCACTTGGGTGACATGGTGACCCTGAGCTGTGACACTCGGTTACAAGGGGTGCAGAGCTGGTACTGGGTGACCCCGGGAGGTGAGAAGGTGCCGGAGGAAAGCGGAAAtggcagcaccctgctcctggaTAACGGGAGCCTGCAGCTGCGAGCCCTGCACCCCGAAGATGCTGTCACCTACTCCTGGTGGGTGGGGGGTCCTGTCCTCAACGAGACCCTCtacatggagctgctggtgcacaACTTCACCCTGCACAGTCCCCACGACACCCTCAACACCACCTACACCACGCTGGTGGGCTGCATCCTGAGCGTGGTCCTGGTCTTCATCTACCTGTACCTCACCCcctgccgctgctgctgctgccgcgGCCCTGAGAagcccctgcccccccccccccgcgaTGACAGCATCAACTCCTCCGTCCTCAGTGCCACACCCAACCACGCCACCGCTGTCCCCGGGGAGCCCTGTCGGTCCCGCTCGGCCTCCATCACCAACCCGGGGCAGAACGGGAGGCACATGCCTGTATCTGACCATAGACAACCTACACCGGATTCTGACATTTCCGGAAATATTGACTGA